The genomic stretch TGGTCCAGTATCAACTTGACGTGCCATTTCCACGTCGATAGAAAATCCACATAAGCAAAGTAATGGGGCGATAAGTATGGACCGACGTGACATTTCCATGTGGATACTAATTATGCCCCaataaatattattgaaatctcaaaaataaaactgttctaggatatgaaaattagggacgaaTAATAGTGAATTTTGGACAAAGGGCTAATGGGAccagatttgagattagagtaaaaaatgatgatttttctcttagaaaaaaaaaagttggacatTATTTTGGAACTAGATCAAGTTTCAgattttttctgagacaaaaaaaagttcgggatagaTTTGGGGCAGGACCTAAAGTTAGGCATTTTTTCTTTGATGAAACAAGCTCTGGATAGAATTGGGATTGTACctaaaatttgggtttttttagggaattcgGCCCAAAGAAGTAAAGAAGAGGCTTGtgaattgaattttaaatgggaTCCTCCATAGAAATTGTCAAGAACTCAAAGCCTTGTTTAATATAACAAGCCGCAGAATGAAATCAAATTTCGGCAGGTTTGGATTAAATCAGATAATCCAATGCCAAACCATCATAATCCAAAGCCAAACCatcttttgcttctttctccTACCAATTCAGCTGATAAACTCACCAGAAGAGTATCTTGTGAAAAATAACTCTCTCCTCAGAAGAATTGCGAGGAGAGAGAATGTCCCACAAAGGCTGCATGAATCACCACTTGCGATAATACCAAAGAAAGACCATCTTTTGCTTCTTTGATAAAGTCTAATCCTACTTTATTTTAAGATGGTCAAGTCTAATATGATAATAAGAAAGACCTGAATGCATTTGAAACTGTTTAACGGGATTTCTCCgtgacaaaatatctttcatcgaaattcgttcttcggcttttaaatgtgataaaggaTTCTGTGGAAATCGTGAACGTGAGAGATCtggattgtcaaaaaaatcaaaacgtgAGATTTGCAAAGATTCttatgaaatttcacaaatattATCTCAACCAGAGTTTGACTTAATGGAGAGACTCTATAAGTACAACTCAAAGGGAATCAATATAGATGAAATTAGGTAGACCaaaccagagtttgactcgatagAATGGCTTAGTGAGCACGATTTCTCTCAAAAGATAACGAACCAACGCACTCGAAACTGTACCGAAGTTTGACTCAATAACAAAGTCTTGAATACACTTCGATAATACactagagtttgactcgatagTGTAGTATCTGGGATAAAGATAAACACACCGAAGTTTGACTCAACGACGAGAATCTAAAAGTTACAACTAAGAAAAGTAAAGTGCAGTGCGATAAGTAATGATAatataaatttgttgatttggtcGGGAGCTTCTTCTGTGGATGTTTGGCGGTATTTATAATGGGGAAAGTAGGTAATTACTCTTCAACGGTTATGACTTTTAACGCACCAATAATTGCCACGTTCGTCATCTTCCACAAACATTTTTGACTAAGTCTTCCAGTAGTTATTTAGCCTCAAATAACCGTCAATACCTTAGCCTCAAAACAACCTCTTTACTCAGATTAGTTGTGTCTTCTAGGTTAAAATCCCAGTAACTGTTGATAGCCTTCAAATTAGAAGTACCAGTTAAACCTCTTTCATTCACATGATTTGTGTCCATGTGTTCCGTATTTTAGGAACTCCTTAGCCGGATTTCCAGGGAGCTGCTTCATCTTTACCTGCTAATAATTATTCTCTTGCCAAGTAATTCAAGGAAGAATTTCCATCTTCTTTGGCGTTActtgaaaagtttagggatctTTGGCGGGATTACTTCTCATTGGCACCCATGTTTATAGCTTGCTTTATGTTCCACTACTCTGGACATGCAGCATTATCCTTGCTGCTTGGACAGGTGGCTTTCCCTTGATGGTACCGATAAGTTTCTCAACGTTTCTTATTGATCGACATCTACTTGGACCCTCATGTGCTCCGCACGTGGTTACTTCGTACTCTGTCAAGGTTCTTGCTCATCACGTGTCTATTGCGGGTGTCGATTTCTCACGTTTTAAGCACATGTGCTGATTTCTCACATGCACAGCACGTGTGTTGACAGATGGATTATTTTGAGTGCCAACAGAAATCAACCTACATAATCTTCCAGAAAGCATATTAAAATAGTGAATTGTGTTCTATTCAATAGAagcatttgaaatttgaaaatactttGAGACACTTCATGAAACATTTTTATTGGTCCATTTTGACCTATGTTCTCCATCGAAGAACGAATAATAGCTTCCGGTCCACAACCTACTACATCCCTGCAATTTCAAAGATTTTAGTGTTGATTCTTTAGGACATATTTCCACGGGGGATTAATTTATTAATATCTTTGGCCGAATGGGTTATGGTTAAGCCCCTCAAATGGGTGGACTTTTTAGTTTGATTTGGGTCGGGTGAAAAATGGTCCAATCCAAATTAATTCATTTGATCCATGTTAACCCATTTTATAAGCCCCGGTTAAGGTGAGTCTTAACTTCTAATTCTTTATGGACAAATAAAAGCGACGTGAGAAGTTGCTTCATACTTTTTTCAAAAGTTGTGTGCTTGACTGATCGAATTAttcatattttcaatttaattcatttgcaatTACACCGAGAAACAAGCAAAGAAGAGTTAGAAACAAGCCTCCATAATGTAAATGACATTTCATGCTTGTCTGATGATATCTTTATTCATTGAATCTACATTGAACAGTTTCAAGAGACAACTTCTCAAACAATTTCACTGTCCATGAAATTTGACAGTCTTCCTCTTTGGCTTCTTCACCCATTTGGCTGCTCTTATCTCCAGCATTCTTACACCTCGTGCAAGCCATTTGGGCCTTCCCGTTTCAAATGCCATGTATGATAAGGAAATCCCAATCACAATTCCAGATGCATAACCTATCAACACCACTTTCTGTTTGAACCAACTCTCATGCCCTTTGCAGTGAAAAGATAATGGTGGAGAAGGTTGGGCATCGTTGGGGCATGCTTTTGGCAATGGAGCTCCGCATAAGCCAGGATTCCCACCAAATGAGTTGTTTGAAAATGTGCTCAATTGCTTGTCTTGAGGAATTCGACCAATGAGTTGGTTCTTGGAGAGGTTTAGGTAACCAAGAAATGTTAAATCTCCCAATTCTCTAGGAATAACCCCACTAAGATTGTTTGAAGAAAGATCAAGCCATCCAAGATCAGTCAAGTTCCCTAGAATTGAAGGGATGGAACCTGTAAGATGGTTATGTGAAAGATTGAGCCCAATGAGAACGTGAAGGTGTCCAAAGACTCCGGGAATGTCTCCTTGGAAAGAGTTACACGATAAGTCGATGGTTGTGAAGATGGTCAAGATCTTCACTAGCTCAATCTGTAGTCCTTTCATGGTTACGGTCACAGAACTTTCATATGACATTGTTGGGAGAGACTGTGTCATATACAATGGTTTGTCTTGCCCATTTTCACCGTTCATCATGGCTTTCAGGTTCGTCATCAAGTTGGCAGGCAAAGGACCACCAAAGTTGTTGTTGGAGATGTCTAAAATCTGTAACTTGGGAAAGAGATGAGCTCCTCGGGAAATATTCAAAAGACCTTTAAAATTGTTGGACCTCAAAATGAGAACTTTTAATTCTTGGAGTGTCCCCAACCATTTCGGGAACGTGTCCTCTATCCGATTGTCACTAAGATCAAGAACTTCCAGATATTTACATTCGACAAGTGACCGAGGCAATGTGCCTTCAAATTGATTTCGACTCAAGTCAAGAGTCAACAAGCTTCGCCTAGAACAAAATGAGACAGGAAGTGTTCCCTCAAAGTGATTCATTCGCAATTTCAAAATCGACAGACCGATGCTAGAATTTGTTAAGCATCGGGGCATCCTACCTATTAAGCCATTGTTAGACAAGTCGATGATCTGAAGAAAAGTGGCATTGCATATCAAAGAAGGAATATTTCCTGTTATCTTATTACTTGCAATGGAATAATAATTTGTGAGGAGAGATGGAAGCGGAATTGGTCCCCCAAACTGGTTGTTTGACAAATCTATTAAATCTAATGAGCTGTTTGAGAAAACATTTGTGGGCCATTGTCCAGTCAAATTGTTGTTGGAAACAGAAAAAGATCTAAGGACAGGGAAAGAGAGCCCAAAGACAGTGAGGTTTATCCTACCTTGAAGTTTGTTGGATTGCAAATCAAGGAAAACTAGTTGCCGTGCTTCCAGCCAGTGTGGAAAGATGTCACTGAACTCGTTGTGACTGAGTATGAGTGAATATAATTTTACACATCTGATTAGGGAGCGCGGTAATGGCCCTTGTAATTTATTGCTACTCAAGTCTATTTTAACGAGATCGGTTATATTACCAAGACATTGCGGCAAATACCCAGAGAGATTATTATTCGACAAATATAAAGACCAAAGTGAACTCAACTGGCAAATTGAAGGAGGAATCTCACCGGTGAAGCCATTGTCAGAGGCATCAAAGGTAACAGTAGAAGGTGGAGGAATGGGGAGTGATCCTTGGAATGAGTTGTTCTGAATTTCAATATGCAACAATCTGTTCCAGTGCAGTTGTGGTATAGCTCCCTCCAGTAGGTTATTTGAAAGATCTAAGCGTTGCAATGTATCATGGTTTATTCCCCAAAACCACCTTGGGATCTCCCCACTTATCCTATTGTTAGAGAGGTCTAAGTCTTGTAATTTTTCTAATGAATTCAAGAAATAGGGGAACTTGGTCAAGTTGCAAAAAGGCAAGCTCAACACCTGAAGCGAAATGGTCGAATGAGAGAGATGCAGATGAGTCGTTTCTGGAAATGCACTAAGATCAGGTGAAATGTGTGTGCTAACAAAGTTATTACCCAAAAAGTAGAGGGTTTGAAGAttgggaaggaggaggagggagctAATGGAATGAAGAGCACCACTAAGCCAACTGCATCTAAGATCAAGACTGATGACGTTACTGGTGGAAGCGTTGCAAGTGACACCATCCCATGAGCAGCAGTCGATGCTCTTGTTCCATGAGTTTGTCTTCGGGTAAGAGGTGAGCTGAAGATACTGGTCGCAACTGTAGTTGGATACCTTGCTGTCAAGCACGAAGGAGTTCTTGAAAAGGAGCAAGGCCTCACGCTGGTCAGGAGGGCAAAGGGGCGTGGCAAAGGGAGGGGAGGAATGTAAGAAGAATAGGAAACATAGGAGGCCGAGGATTTGATGCCGTCCCATTGTGTGAGTCAGTTTATTGGTGGTGGATGAGTGCTTCAACTTATATATTATAGCCCCAACTCAAGTGTGAAGTGATCCACACAAGTCTTCTCGACAAGGTATGTTAGTCGGCGTCACAATAACTTGATGCCAACCCATTTTGCAATTCAGCATAAAGAGCGAGTTTATTGGTGGTGGGCACAAGGATTCAACTAATGCAGCCCTTCTAATAAGCCAAGTTATCAACACAGCCTTCTCTCCCGATATAGAGTTAGGTCTAAACTTAAAAGctcttctatcccgatctagataTAGATATGTGATTTACAAGATCTCATTTGTCCTTGCTCAacttattattgttattattgtcTTTGTGCTGTGATGATACTGGGGATGCCGAACCTAAGCGCGCACCGCCTTTTTACAAAGCCTTAGTTTTTATGAAGGAAGATTTCGGTGTGTGTTCATCACTTATGATGATACAAGTTTCTGTGATTGGCCACCGATTGTACCTGTGGAAGGAGGAAGTTGCTGCAAGTTATACCAAATTGATTTAACGCTTTGCGATTGGTTTTGTCTTAATGTTATGTACCTCtcttttttgtgaaatgaaaatttccttttgaccaaaaaaaacaaaacaggcTTCTCGGAAAGGTTTGTTTGCAAAGCGCATATTTTATTTCCGAGTGCTTTCACCGAAAGGCTACGACAAATGGATTGGATTCCCGTGGAAAACGCGTTCTAACTTTCTCGAGTAAACAAAGTTTAGAGAAGCAACAATGAAGCAGCACAGCTGGTAGTGGTAGTGGCTTCCAAATGACCAGAAAAGGACGTC from Rhodamnia argentea isolate NSW1041297 chromosome 2, ASM2092103v1, whole genome shotgun sequence encodes the following:
- the LOC125313910 gene encoding receptor-like protein 9DC3, producing MGRHQILGLLCFLFFLHSSPPFATPLCPPDQREALLLFKNSFVLDSKVSNYSCDQYLQLTSYPKTNSWNKSIDCCSWDGVTCNASTSNVISLDLRCSWLSGALHSISSLLLLPNLQTLYFLGNNFVSTHISPDLSAFPETTHLHLSHSTISLQVLSLPFCNLTKFPYFLNSLEKLQDLDLSNNRISGEIPRWFWGINHDTLQRLDLSNNLLEGAIPQLHWNRLLHIEIQNNSFQGSLPIPPPSTVTFDASDNGFTGEIPPSICQLSSLWSLYLSNNNLSGYLPQCLGNITDLVKIDLSSNKLQGPLPRSLIRCVKLYSLILSHNEFSDIFPHWLEARQLVFLDLQSNKLQGRINLTVFGLSFPVLRSFSVSNNNLTGQWPTNVFSNSSLDLIDLSNNQFGGPIPLPSLLTNYYSIASNKITGNIPSLICNATFLQIIDLSNNGLIGRMPRCLTNSSIGLSILKLRMNHFEGTLPVSFCSRRSLLTLDLSRNQFEGTLPRSLVECKYLEVLDLSDNRIEDTFPKWLGTLQELKVLILRSNNFKGLLNISRGAHLFPKLQILDISNNNFGGPLPANLMTNLKAMMNGENGQDKPLYMTQSLPTMSYESSVTVTMKGLQIELVKILTIFTTIDLSCNSFQGDIPGVFGHLHVLIGLNLSHNHLTGSIPSILGNLTDLGWLDLSSNNLSGVIPRELGDLTFLGYLNLSKNQLIGRIPQDKQLSTFSNNSFGGNPGLCGAPLPKACPNDAQPSPPLSFHCKGHESWFKQKVVLIGYASGIVIGISLSYMAFETGRPKWLARGVRMLEIRAAKWVKKPKRKTVKFHGQ